In the genome of Cydia strobilella chromosome Z, ilCydStro3.1, whole genome shotgun sequence, one region contains:
- the LOC134754079 gene encoding uncharacterized protein LOC134754079, with product MWLKRCLFLCGALSAAVKVDLQGSLTLGSEVAEFLEYNLQEEFPDGLSGRRANTDALEELVKIVKHMRPCKNATVCTPKLEKFIIEYASDLTTSIKTVFDGVLEDELCKVKYFQKCLKHVRKVVRTAASDADEVYRWINVLKKISGVYLKQGVLLTKQGLDKAERKEQATNVLKQQLVFTITDIEKKYEMILCTEFGLCPYQFDTTIYVQLLLNFIRNMKENNVRLFLNQFKRKYLHAPMFTEDVLMKKNFEEVLKEMLLNKTIETKEIILSIADVVQKRLAARASRERDATLLQMILSDMDHLYVNNKDEHIEKFMDVLKAWLKSEDDDALGDGMEAFYNSLASHFLNQPSEIVFKLQTEAQVFLDLTAYYTPFATR from the exons ATGTGGTTGAAACGTTGCCTGTTTTTATGCGGCG CGCTCTCAGCAGCAGTCAAAGTTGACCTTCAAGGCTCCCTAACCCTAGGTTCCGAAGTCGCCGAGTTCCTCGAGTACAACCTTCAAGAAGAATTCCCCGATGGCCTCAGTGGACGGAGAGCCAACACCGACGCCCTAGAGGAACTAGTCAAAATCGTCAAACACATGAGACCTTGCAAAAACGCCACCGTCTGCACACCGAAGTTAGAAAAGTTCATAATAGAATACGCCTCTGACCTGACAACCAGCATCAAGACAGTTTTCGATGGCGTTTTAGAAGATGAACTATGCAAAGTTAAGTATTTCCAAAAATGTCTGAAGCATGTTAGGAAAGTTGTCAGAACAGCTGCTTCAGACGCAGATGAGGTATACAGATGGATCAATGTTCTTAAAAAGATTAGCGGGGTTTATCTCAAACAGGGGGTGTTACTTACCAAACAAGGCTTAGATAAAGCTGAAAGAAAAGAACAAGCAACTAATGTGCTTAAACAGCAACTGGTTTTTACAATCACTGATATTGAGAAGAAATATGAAATGATACTGTGTACAGAATTCGGTTTATGCCCTTATCAATTCGACACTACTATATATGTGCAACTTTTACTTAACTTCATCAGAAATATGAAGGAGAATAATGtaagattatttttaaaccaaTTCAAGCGGAAATATCTACACGCCCCTATGTTCACGGAGGATGTGTTAATGAAGAAGAATTTCGAGGAGGTTTTAAAAGAGATGTTACTGAACAAAACTatagaaacaaaagaaattataTTATCCATAGCTGATGTTGTTCAGAAAAGACTGGCAGCAAGAGCGTCGAGGGAAAGAGATGCTACGTTACTACAGATGATTTTATCCGATATGGACCATCTTTATGTTAATAACAAAGATGAGCATATTGAAAAGTTCATGGATGTCTTAAAAGCTTGGTTGAAAAGCGAAGATGATGACGCCTTGGGGGATGGCATGGAGGCTTTTTACAATAGTCTGGCTTCACACTTTTTAAATCAGCCGAGTgaaatagtttttaaattacAGACTGAGGCTCAAGTATTTTTAGATCTCACGGCATATTACACTCCGTTTGCGACGAGATAA
- the LOC134755006 gene encoding large ribosomal subunit protein eL8 → MVQKKPKKKVGKKIAAAPLVVKKVEPKKVVNPLFEKRAKNFAVGQDIQPTRDLSRFVRWPKYIRIQRQKAVLQRRLKVPPPINQFTQTLDKITAKGLFKILEKYRPETQAVRKERLKRAAEAKVAKKDEPLPKRPNTIRSGTNTVTKLVEKKKAQLVVIAHDVDPIELVLFLPALCRKMGVPYCIVKGKSRLGALVHRKTCTCLALTQVEAGDRAAFTKAVEAIRTNFNDRYEELRRHWGGGVLGNKSNARIAKLEKAKAREIAQKQG, encoded by the exons ATGGTGCAGAAGAAG ccCAAAAAGAAGGTCGGAAAGAAGATCGCGGCCGCTCCGCTGGTCGTAAAGAAGGTTGAGCCCAAGAAGGTAGTCAACCCACTCTTCGAAAAGAGGGCCAAGAACTTCGCTGTTG GCCAGGACATCCAGCCCACGCGCGACCTGTCCCGCTTCGTCCGCTGGCCGAAATACATCCGCATCCAGCGACAAAAGGCGGTGCTGCAGCGCCGACTCAAAGTGCCGCCGCCAATCAACCAGTTCACTCAGACCTTGGACAAGATCACAG CTAAGGGACTCTTCAAGATCCTGGAAAAATACAGGCCCGAGACGCAGGCCGTCCGGAAAGAACGCCTAAAGAGAGCTGCTGAGGCCAAG GTCGCCAAGAAAGATGAACCCCTGCCCAAGAGGCCCAACACCATCCGCTCCGGCACCAACACTGTCACCAAGCTGGTGGAAAAGAAGAAGGCACAGCTGGTCGTCATCGCTCACGATGTCGACCCTATTGAG CTGGTCCTGTTCCTGCCGGCACTGTGCCGTAAGATGGGCGTGCCCTACTGCATCGTCAAGGGCAAGTCTCGCCTTGGCGCGCTCGTGCACCGCAAAACTTGCACGTGCTTAGCGCTCACACAa GTGGAGGCGGGTGACCGCGCGGCCTTCACCAAGGCCGTGGAAGCCATCAGGACCAACTTCAACGACCGGTACGAGGAGCTGCGCAGGCACTGGGGCGGCGGCGTGCTCGGCAACAAGTCCAACGCGCGCATCGCCAAGCTGGAGAAGGCCAAGGCGCGCGAGATCGCGCAGAAACAGGGTTGA